One window from the genome of Schistocerca piceifrons isolate TAMUIC-IGC-003096 chromosome 1, iqSchPice1.1, whole genome shotgun sequence encodes:
- the LOC124776869 gene encoding jerky protein homolog-like, which produces MKRRYRKIFIESLLSSDESTSVKQFWTSYSIKDAIFNVASAWSDLSVSNLKNGWNKLWPQPRGEESEELECVAVDEMVNLCNNLQIVTNLKSEEVSEWLECDRVDGGFQILSDDKTVASVCATKEEEEEEEGAEEDECSNHEEKQTISHSEAKTMLSKCIEWFESQEEGNATQALLLRKIGNIAAVKARTSKKQKKLTDYFQAR; this is translated from the coding sequence ATGAAACGAcgttatagaaaaatatttatcgaaagtttgctctcatctgatgaatcaacatctgtaaaacagttttggacatcttacagtattaaagatgccattttcaatgttgccagtgcatggagtgatttgtcagtgtcaaatctcaagaacggctggaataaactttggcctcaacctagaggtgaagaatcggaggaaCTTGAGTGTGTGGCAGTTGACGAGatggtcaatttgtgcaataatttacaaatcgTCACAAATTTGAAGTCAGAAGAAGTATCAGAGTGGTTAGAGTGTGACAGAGTGGACGGGGGTTTTCAGATTTTGAGTGATGACAAAACTGTTGCCAGCGTAtgtgccaccaaagaagaagaagaagaagaagaaggggctgaggaagacgagtgttcaaaccatgaagaaaaacaaactattagccattcagaggccaaaacaatgctgtccaagtgtatagaatggtttgaaagtcaagaagagggtaatgcaacgcaggcactactgctccgaaaaataggaaatattgccgcggtgaaagctcgaacatcaaaaaagcagaagaaattgactgactatttccaagctagataa